The Prosthecobacter fusiformis sequence AGAAATGCTTCTCAAGATCGCCGATGTGTATGAGGATGAAGTGGACAACGCCGTCGCCGCTTTGACCTCCATGCTCGAGCCGCTCATGATCGTTCTCCTGGCCGTCGTCGTCGGAGTCATCGTTATGGCCCTTTTCCTTCCGCTTATCGAGGTGATCAAAGGCCTCAGCAGCGGTTCATAGAACCAACCCGCAAGCCCCCCAACCTATGAAAAGTCATTTGCGGAAACCTGTTCCGGCAGGTTTCACCATCATTGAATTGCTCGTCGTCATCACGATCATCGCGCTGCTATTCGCTCTCACCATCGGTGGCTTCACCTATGCTCAGCGATCCGCCGCACGCAGCCGCACCACTGTCACCCTGAACGCCATTAAAAGTGCCCTCGAAAGGTACAACAATGAGTTCGGTGAATACCCGGCCCCGCAAAACGCGGGTGATGCCATCGCCATCGGTGACAAGAGTTATTCAGTAGGCGGTGCAGCCATGCTCTATCAGGCATTGAGCGGTGATGGATTTGATAACATCTTGATCGCACAGGCCCCCTCAAACGCAGGCCCGCCGCAGTCCAACGGCTCCACCGAAGAGGAGGAATCCAAGAACATCATGCTGACAGACATGCCAAAGGAAATGTGGATCAAGCGGGATGACCGCTATTTCATGGCTGACGGTTTTGGCCGTCCTTTCCAGTATGAAAAAGCCGTTCCTGTCGCCCTCGGGGAAGACCAAGTCACCATCAATTCAACCTATGACATCTGGTCCTACGGTGAAGATGAAGAGAACACCACCGCAAGATCCATCGACACCCAGGCTGGCGGCCCAGTCAAAGACGCCAGCCAGAAGTGGATCAAGAACTGGTGATTTCTTCGCCTGGAACAGCGGGTTCAAAACTTTGTTCATTTAACTCGTTTTTTCAGTTGAGAAACTTTGGGGACAGCGGATTATACCCACCCCGACCCAAGGCGTTTGCGCGCGTGGCGGAATTGGTAGACGCGCTAGATTCAGGTTCTAGTGAGTAACATCGTGGAGGTTCGAGTCCTCTCGCGCGCACCACCTCAACAATTTGTTGGGGTGCCGTTAAAAACATGCAGGACGCCGGTTATGTCAAAAAAGCCTTCGCAGGCATCGCCCGGCGTTACATGCTCGCCAATCATGTCCTCAGCATGGGCATTGACGTCCTCTGGCGGCGTAAAACGTCTAGCCTCGTCGCCGCACACCAGCCTCGCTTGATCCTGGATCTCGCTACCGGCAGCGGAGACCTCGCCCGCGAGCTTCAACGTCGGTGCCCAAATGCCAAAGTACTGGGAGCCGACTTCTCGCTGCCCATGATGCGCGAGGCCCAGGCCCATCACTTCAGCCAGCTCGTAGCCGCCGACGGCATGAACCTGCCCTTCCAAAGTGGAGCCTACGATGCCCTCACCGTTGCCTTCGGCCTGCGAAACATGGCCTCCTGGCCTGAAGCTTTGCAAGAGATGAGCCGGGTATTGAAAACCGGAGGCCGCCTATACGTCCTCGATTTCTCCCTGCCCACCCTCCCCCTCATCCGACCCGCCTATCTCTTCTACCTCAAGAAGATCATGCCTCGCATCGCCGGCTGGATCACCGGAGAACGCGCCGCCTACGAATACCTGTGCAGTTCCGTCGAGCGCTTCCCCTCCGGGTCCGCCATGGAGCAACTTATCCAGAATGCCGGCTTCACAGGCGTCAAATCCCACCGCCTTTCCCTCGGCATCGCCTCCCTATACATCGGCATCAAAACCTCTTGATGGTGGTAAGCCTATTCAGTCATCTTCAATTCAACTTCATTTCCCGTAAGGTAGGCATTGAAATCAGAAGGTGATTTCATGGTGAACTCGAAATACGTCACCTCGGTGCCATGGCCTACCCTTGTTGCCGTATCAACATTGGTATGGTCTAAAATATTCACACAGGTGACCAGTCTTCTTATTCCAGCGAAAACCCATCGAGCCTTTTTCCCATTCCAGGTGAAGGAATCGTCGCACGTTTCCTCACTGCCAGTGCCAAATTCACGGGCGATTTTCTCGGCTTCTTCTGGATTTTCAGCCTCCACTAAAACGATGTTCTCCCAAACAGGGAAATCCTCTTGGACACCGTCGGTATAGACGACCTGCATCACCACATGAGCTGAGTATAGCATGACAATGATTTGAATTGGATTCCCGAGCGTGCGCTCCAGCAGTTCACTCTGACTTCACTTTTCCGACTCATCTCTAGCCTTGCTTTTGCGACCATCGGAAACCGAATCGTGGTGCATGTAAGAGGGTAAGAAGTAACGTGAATAAGCCAAAAATACACCTGCCTAGTTGATCATTCTGGAGTTGCACTCGAGCATTTCGGTGAGTTTTAGAGTGCCTAAAACAATCAAGGCGAACTGAAGCGCCTTTACGGTGAATAAGAAAATCAGACGGAAAGCGTGGGGCATGATCAGTCGATACCCGTTTTTTCTATTCGTCTAAGGAACACCAACGCGAAGATTCAATGGAAGCTG is a genomic window containing:
- a CDS encoding type II secretion system protein codes for the protein MKSHLRKPVPAGFTIIELLVVITIIALLFALTIGGFTYAQRSAARSRTTVTLNAIKSALERYNNEFGEYPAPQNAGDAIAIGDKSYSVGGAAMLYQALSGDGFDNILIAQAPSNAGPPQSNGSTEEEESKNIMLTDMPKEMWIKRDDRYFMADGFGRPFQYEKAVPVALGEDQVTINSTYDIWSYGEDEENTTARSIDTQAGGPVKDASQKWIKNW
- a CDS encoding ubiquinone/menaquinone biosynthesis methyltransferase, which translates into the protein MQDAGYVKKAFAGIARRYMLANHVLSMGIDVLWRRKTSSLVAAHQPRLILDLATGSGDLARELQRRCPNAKVLGADFSLPMMREAQAHHFSQLVAADGMNLPFQSGAYDALTVAFGLRNMASWPEALQEMSRVLKTGGRLYVLDFSLPTLPLIRPAYLFYLKKIMPRIAGWITGERAAYEYLCSSVERFPSGSAMEQLIQNAGFTGVKSHRLSLGIASLYIGIKTS
- a CDS encoding DUF4288 domain-containing protein, producing the protein MLYSAHVVMQVVYTDGVQEDFPVWENIVLVEAENPEEAEKIAREFGTGSEETCDDSFTWNGKKARWVFAGIRRLVTCVNILDHTNVDTATRVGHGTEVTYFEFTMKSPSDFNAYLTGNEVELKMTE